A part of Solibacillus sp. FSL H8-0538 genomic DNA contains:
- a CDS encoding enoyl-CoA hydratase, with protein MEFLSWQVEEGVAIATISRPPANALSQGLIKDVDAFLDAVENDEAVRVLVLHGEGRFFSAGADIKEFTGIASGEEFAGLAKNGQIVFERLESFSKPVIAAIHGAALGGGLELAMGCHMRFVTESAKLGLPELSLGIIPGFAGTQRLPRYVGIAKAAEMMFTSEPISGIEAVQWGLANRAFSEEELLPKTIEIAKKIAKKSPIALKTAIQMLQYSKTPTFHEGVAAEAQSFGTVFVSQDAKEGIQAFIEKREPVFTGK; from the coding sequence ATGGAGTTTCTAAGTTGGCAAGTTGAAGAAGGGGTAGCAATCGCTACTATTTCAAGACCGCCTGCAAATGCATTGTCACAGGGGTTAATTAAAGATGTGGATGCATTTTTAGATGCAGTTGAAAATGATGAAGCGGTTCGTGTCCTCGTTCTTCACGGAGAAGGACGATTCTTTTCAGCGGGTGCAGATATTAAAGAGTTTACTGGGATTGCATCTGGTGAAGAGTTTGCGGGACTCGCGAAAAATGGCCAAATCGTATTTGAACGTTTGGAGTCATTCTCAAAACCGGTAATCGCTGCGATCCACGGGGCTGCTCTAGGCGGTGGGTTAGAGCTAGCGATGGGTTGCCATATGCGTTTTGTCACAGAGAGTGCAAAGCTCGGTTTACCAGAGCTTTCACTAGGCATTATTCCTGGTTTTGCCGGAACTCAACGTCTACCACGCTATGTTGGTATAGCAAAAGCAGCCGAAATGATGTTTACAAGCGAGCCAATCTCAGGTATTGAGGCAGTTCAGTGGGGATTAGCAAACCGTGCATTCTCCGAAGAAGAGCTCCTTCCAAAAACAATCGAGATTGCGAAGAAAATTGCCAAGAAGAGCCCAATTGCACTTAAAACAGCGATTCAAATGCTACAGTATTCGAAAACGCCTACATTCCATGAAGGTGTTGCTGCGGAAGCGCAAAGTTTCGGTACAGTTTTCGTCTCACAAGATGCAAAAGAAGGTATTCAGGCATTTATCGAAAAACGTGAACCAGTCTTTACAGGCAAATAA
- a CDS encoding aspartate kinase: protein MGTIVVKFGGPAIATPEKIQLVAQRVIEEKQRGLHVVVVISSMTTIRRELRQFAADISDEPSKREMDVLIATGTQMASALLAIAIQERGVKATSLAGWQAGVTTNQQHRNARVERVDTSRIVNHLEQDEIVIVAGFQGVDDKGDITTLGKGGSETTAVALAVALGADHVDIYTNVDGIYTADPNVVKSARKLKELSYDEMLELSNLGAHIIHPRAVELAKKFEMPVIVRSSIVDVEGTLLKGDVEVEKNLIVRGVAYEADVIRLTIGYDSYEAASLAEIFSILAENSINVDIIVQAVIDGVKPTISFTIAKEEFAEALRVLESSKLSLGFSFADFEVGLAKVSIVGSGMVSNPGVAARMFDRLRKEHIAVKMVSTSEIKVSVVVPQEAMVQAANALHDEFHLAERVAIG from the coding sequence ATGGGAACAATCGTCGTTAAATTTGGTGGACCAGCAATTGCTACACCAGAAAAAATTCAACTAGTTGCACAGCGCGTAATAGAAGAAAAACAGCGGGGTTTACATGTAGTTGTCGTCATTTCATCAATGACGACAATTCGAAGAGAGCTCAGACAATTTGCAGCCGACATTTCAGATGAACCGTCTAAACGAGAAATGGATGTGCTCATTGCAACCGGCACGCAAATGGCGAGTGCTTTACTCGCGATAGCCATTCAAGAACGTGGTGTGAAAGCAACTTCACTTGCAGGTTGGCAGGCTGGCGTTACAACGAATCAGCAGCATCGTAACGCACGAGTTGAGCGTGTTGACACAAGTCGCATTGTGAATCATTTAGAACAGGATGAAATCGTCATTGTTGCCGGCTTTCAAGGTGTGGATGACAAAGGGGATATTACAACGCTTGGTAAGGGTGGCTCGGAAACGACCGCTGTTGCATTAGCGGTGGCTTTAGGTGCAGATCATGTGGACATTTACACGAATGTAGATGGTATTTATACGGCAGATCCTAACGTTGTCAAATCGGCACGCAAACTAAAGGAGTTATCATATGATGAAATGCTGGAGTTATCCAATTTAGGTGCACATATTATTCACCCGCGTGCTGTCGAGTTAGCCAAAAAATTTGAAATGCCTGTCATCGTACGATCAAGCATAGTCGATGTAGAGGGAACATTGTTAAAAGGGGATGTTGAAGTGGAAAAAAATTTAATTGTGCGCGGTGTTGCGTACGAAGCGGACGTAATTCGTTTAACAATTGGCTATGATTCGTACGAGGCTGCTTCATTAGCGGAGATTTTTAGCATATTAGCGGAAAATAGTATTAATGTGGATATTATTGTGCAGGCAGTCATTGATGGCGTAAAGCCAACGATTTCCTTTACGATTGCTAAAGAAGAGTTCGCTGAGGCGTTACGCGTATTAGAGTCTAGCAAGCTGTCACTAGGATTTAGCTTTGCCGATTTTGAAGTGGGCTTAGCCAAAGTATCGATTGTTGGCTCAGGAATGGTATCCAACCCAGGGGTAGCCGCTCGTATGTTTGATCGATTAAGAAAAGAGCATATTGCAGTGAAAATGGTCAGTACATCTGAAATTAAAGTATCCGTAGTCGTCCCACAGGAGGCAATGGTGCAGGCAGCAAATGCGCTTCATGATGAATTCCATTTAGCGGAGAGAGTAGCTATTGGATAG
- the trxA gene encoding thioredoxin — translation MAIVHGTDQNFEQEIAEGVVLVDFWATWCGPCKMIAPVLEELDAEIGGDVKIVKVDVDNNQGTAAEYQIMSIPSLLLFVDGELKAKTAGYQPKEALIDFINDNK, via the coding sequence ATGGCAATTGTACACGGTACTGATCAAAACTTTGAGCAAGAAATCGCTGAAGGCGTAGTTCTTGTAGACTTCTGGGCAACTTGGTGTGGCCCATGTAAAATGATCGCTCCAGTTTTAGAAGAGTTAGACGCTGAAATCGGTGGCGACGTGAAAATCGTTAAAGTAGATGTAGACAACAACCAAGGTACAGCAGCTGAGTACCAAATCATGTCTATTCCATCTTTATTATTATTCGTTGATGGTGAGCTAAAAGCAAAAACTGCTGGCTACCAACCTAAAGAAGCGCTTATCGACTTCATTAACGATAACAAATAA
- a CDS encoding electron transfer flavoprotein subunit alpha/FixB family protein, with the protein MSKKVLVLGEVREGSLRNVSFEAIAAGKQVADGGEVVGVLIGDSIAGVASELIAYGVDRVITVEHPHLKTYTSDGFSQAFLAVAEQEKPEAIIFGHTSLGKDLSPKIASRLKSGLISDVTEIEGTGDAAVFIRPIYSGKAFEKVKVKDGVVFATIRPNNIAPLEQDASRTGNVSSLSVDITNLRTIIKEVVRKSTDGVDLSEAKVVVAGGRGVKSEEGFGPLKELANLLGGAVGASRGACDAEYCDYSLQIGQTGKVVTPDLYIAAGISGAIQHLAGMSNSKVIVAINKDPEANIFKVADYGIVGDLFEVVPMLIQEFKALKVNA; encoded by the coding sequence ATGTCAAAAAAAGTGTTAGTATTAGGTGAAGTTCGTGAAGGTAGCCTACGTAACGTATCATTCGAAGCAATTGCAGCTGGTAAACAAGTAGCTGACGGCGGCGAAGTAGTGGGCGTTTTAATCGGTGACAGTATTGCTGGAGTAGCTTCAGAGTTAATCGCGTACGGTGTAGACCGTGTCATAACTGTTGAGCACCCGCATTTAAAAACATATACATCTGATGGCTTCAGCCAAGCATTCCTTGCAGTTGCTGAACAAGAAAAACCAGAAGCAATCATTTTCGGTCATACTTCTCTAGGGAAAGACTTATCACCAAAAATTGCTTCTCGTTTAAAATCGGGTTTAATTTCTGACGTTACAGAAATCGAGGGTACTGGCGATGCTGCAGTATTCATCCGCCCAATCTATTCTGGGAAAGCGTTTGAAAAAGTGAAAGTAAAAGACGGCGTTGTTTTCGCAACAATTCGTCCAAACAATATTGCACCTCTTGAGCAAGATGCTTCTCGCACGGGCAATGTATCTTCATTATCAGTAGATATCACAAACTTACGCACAATTATTAAAGAAGTTGTTCGTAAATCAACTGACGGGGTAGACCTTTCAGAAGCGAAAGTAGTTGTCGCTGGTGGTCGTGGTGTGAAATCGGAAGAGGGTTTCGGGCCATTAAAAGAGTTAGCTAACTTACTAGGCGGTGCAGTTGGTGCTTCTCGTGGAGCATGTGACGCAGAATACTGTGATTACTCATTACAAATTGGACAAACTGGTAAAGTAGTAACGCCTGATCTTTATATTGCAGCTGGAATTTCTGGGGCAATCCAACATTTAGCGGGTATGTCAAACTCTAAAGTAATCGTAGCGATCAACAAAGATCCAGAAGCGAATATTTTTAAAGTAGCTGACTACGGAATCGTTGGTGACTTATTCGAAGTTGTGCCAATGTTAATCCAAGAATTTAAAGCGTTAAAAGTAAACGCATAA
- a CDS encoding succinate dehydrogenase cytochrome b558 subunit: MSKDREFLWRRLHSLLGVVPVGLFLAFHLSLNFTAVGGEQAYNDATGVMELVPHSLLLLVEWVVIYIPLIFHAFYGIYIAFTATNNTKRFSTFRNWMFALQRFTGIFLVVFIAWHLFQTRIQKAFGEEVNFDMMQEIVNNPLMLAFYIVGILAATFHLANGLWSFLVSWGITQSKKSQQVATYITLAFFVVLSIVGVAAILAFV; the protein is encoded by the coding sequence TTGTCGAAAGATCGTGAATTTTTATGGCGTCGTTTGCATTCTTTACTTGGTGTAGTTCCAGTAGGTCTGTTTTTGGCGTTCCACTTGTCATTGAACTTCACTGCTGTTGGCGGTGAACAAGCTTACAATGATGCAACGGGGGTAATGGAATTAGTTCCACATTCTCTGCTGTTGCTAGTTGAATGGGTAGTTATTTATATCCCATTAATTTTCCATGCATTTTACGGAATTTACATTGCGTTTACTGCTACGAACAATACGAAGCGTTTTAGCACATTCCGTAACTGGATGTTTGCACTACAACGTTTCACAGGTATTTTCTTAGTAGTATTCATTGCATGGCATCTCTTCCAAACGCGTATTCAAAAGGCGTTTGGTGAAGAAGTTAACTTTGATATGATGCAAGAAATTGTGAATAATCCTTTGATGTTAGCTTTCTACATCGTAGGTATCTTAGCTGCAACATTCCACTTAGCGAACGGTTTATGGTCGTTCTTAGTTAGCTGGGGAATTACACAATCAAAGAAATCACAACAAGTGGCAACATATATTACATTAGCATTCTTCGTAGTGTTAAGTATTGTTGGTGTAGCTGCAATTTTAGCATTTGTTTAA
- the uvrC gene encoding excinuclease ABC subunit UvrC: MNDIIQAKLAILPEESGCYLMKDRQGTIIYVGKAKVLKNRVRSYFTGSHNGKTARLVSEIVDFEYIVTSSNLEALILELNLIKLHDPKYNIMLTDDKTYPYIKITNEKYPRILTTRKVKKDKAKYFGPYPNAFAANETRKMLDRIYPLRKCAQLPNQVCLYYHLGQCLAPCVKDIDEQVYENMIEEISKFLNGGYVDVKKDLEEKMLEAADKLEFERAKEFRDQIAHIETVMQKQKIVTGDLSDRDVFGYAVEKGWMCAQVFFVRQGKLIERDVSVFPIYGDPDEEFLTFVGRFYESPQHLKPKEIFIPATVDETILQNLLDVKVIIPKRGSKKELVDMAIKNAQIAIHEKFQLIERQEERTVGACEALGVAMGITPPLRIEAFDNSHMHGADPVSAMVVFIDGKPAKKEYRKYKTREAAKHDDYGAMQEVIRRRYIRVLRENLPLPDLIIIDGGKGQMEVAREVVEDELGLYIPIAGLAKDSKHNTSQLLFGDPPEPIAMKRTSDGFYLLQRIQDEVHRFAITFLRQQQQAHAITSVLDGIEGVGPKRKQQLLKHFGSVKKIREATIEELIEAGMPSTLAISINSYFQKE, from the coding sequence ATGAATGACATAATACAAGCAAAGTTAGCCATTTTACCAGAAGAATCTGGCTGCTATTTAATGAAGGACCGACAAGGCACGATTATTTATGTCGGCAAGGCCAAGGTGTTGAAAAATCGTGTGCGTTCTTACTTTACCGGTAGCCATAATGGAAAAACAGCGCGACTCGTTAGCGAGATTGTGGATTTTGAATATATCGTCACATCCAGTAACCTAGAAGCACTTATATTAGAGTTGAACCTCATTAAGCTACATGATCCAAAATATAATATTATGCTAACGGATGACAAAACGTATCCATATATAAAAATAACGAATGAAAAGTATCCGCGTATTTTAACAACCCGCAAAGTGAAGAAGGATAAAGCGAAATATTTTGGTCCTTATCCGAATGCCTTTGCTGCAAATGAAACGCGCAAAATGCTCGATCGTATTTATCCATTACGAAAATGTGCACAGCTGCCAAATCAAGTTTGTTTGTATTATCATCTAGGGCAATGTCTTGCGCCTTGTGTAAAGGATATTGATGAGCAAGTTTATGAAAATATGATTGAGGAAATTTCGAAATTTCTAAACGGCGGCTATGTAGATGTAAAAAAGGATTTGGAAGAAAAAATGCTGGAGGCGGCTGACAAGCTTGAGTTTGAGCGTGCCAAGGAATTTCGCGATCAAATCGCCCATATTGAAACAGTTATGCAAAAGCAAAAAATTGTGACAGGCGATTTATCGGACCGCGATGTATTCGGCTATGCTGTAGAAAAGGGCTGGATGTGCGCGCAAGTATTCTTCGTCCGACAAGGTAAGTTAATTGAACGAGATGTTTCAGTTTTCCCAATTTACGGGGATCCAGATGAGGAGTTTTTAACGTTTGTTGGCCGCTTTTATGAATCACCGCAGCACTTAAAACCAAAAGAGATTTTTATCCCTGCAACTGTGGATGAAACAATATTACAAAATTTACTTGACGTAAAAGTTATTATTCCAAAAAGAGGCTCGAAGAAGGAACTCGTTGATATGGCAATTAAAAATGCGCAAATTGCGATCCATGAAAAGTTTCAGCTGATTGAACGTCAAGAAGAACGAACGGTGGGGGCTTGTGAGGCATTAGGTGTGGCGATGGGCATTACACCACCACTGCGTATCGAAGCATTTGATAATAGCCATATGCATGGTGCTGATCCCGTATCCGCAATGGTCGTCTTTATTGACGGCAAACCGGCAAAAAAGGAATACCGTAAATACAAAACACGAGAAGCGGCAAAGCATGATGATTACGGTGCTATGCAGGAAGTTATTCGCCGCCGGTATATACGGGTACTGCGTGAGAATTTACCACTACCGGATTTAATAATTATTGATGGTGGTAAAGGGCAAATGGAAGTTGCGCGTGAAGTCGTTGAGGATGAACTCGGGTTGTATATTCCGATTGCTGGCCTTGCAAAGGATAGTAAACACAATACTTCACAGCTGTTATTCGGTGACCCACCAGAGCCGATTGCGATGAAACGAACGAGTGACGGCTTTTATTTATTGCAACGCATTCAAGATGAGGTGCACCGATTTGCCATTACATTTTTACGTCAACAGCAGCAGGCACATGCGATTACATCCGTACTAGATGGCATCGAAGGGGTTGGGCCAAAGCGTAAGCAGCAACTATTAAAGCATTTTGGTTCAGTAAAGAAAATTCGAGAGGCAACCATCGAGGAGTTAATAGAGGCGGGGATGCCAAGTACTCTCGCTATTTCGATTAATTCTTATTTTCAGAAAGAATAA
- a CDS encoding acyl-CoA thioesterase yields the protein MRAAYIVDAQQWMNGFTFSVDVQVRFSETDLNGHVNNTVIFTYFEYARIEYLKALNLMKDLADPTTENMTVVADIQCDYIKQVFFDEVLTIYVKTASVGKSSLDLHYMVKNANDEICFTGRGTLVQMNYKTGKGAPLSEKEKKLLLGK from the coding sequence ATGCGAGCAGCATATATTGTTGATGCACAACAATGGATGAATGGATTTACATTTTCGGTGGATGTTCAAGTTCGTTTTTCAGAAACAGATTTGAACGGTCATGTTAATAATACAGTGATTTTTACATATTTTGAATACGCACGTATTGAATACTTAAAGGCACTTAATTTAATGAAAGACTTAGCTGATCCAACTACCGAAAATATGACAGTTGTCGCAGATATTCAATGTGATTACATAAAGCAAGTGTTTTTTGACGAAGTACTGACGATTTATGTAAAGACAGCAAGTGTGGGTAAATCTTCTCTAGATCTTCATTATATGGTGAAGAACGCTAACGATGAAATTTGCTTTACTGGGCGCGGAACATTAGTTCAAATGAACTACAAAACAGGTAAGGGTGCACCGCTTAGCGAAAAAGAAAAAAAATTATTGCTTGGGAAATAG
- a CDS encoding YslB family protein, whose amino-acid sequence MAVDQMKTIPAFGYEIVRDSLLSSILGKHEEDVLYWAGKQIARKFPLFSMTEAASFFHEAGWGILSLEKETKDEAYYFLTNEQDLLNIENRCFRLEAGFLAEQMQKNIGFLTECYDEKNVKQNTVKFHVKWDLKEQM is encoded by the coding sequence ATGGCAGTTGATCAAATGAAAACGATTCCAGCATTTGGCTACGAAATCGTTCGCGATAGCTTACTCTCTTCCATCCTCGGCAAGCATGAAGAGGATGTTTTATACTGGGCGGGCAAACAAATAGCACGTAAATTCCCTTTATTTTCAATGACAGAGGCTGCTTCTTTTTTTCATGAAGCAGGCTGGGGTATATTATCGTTGGAAAAAGAGACCAAGGACGAGGCTTACTATTTTCTCACAAATGAACAGGATCTACTAAATATCGAAAATCGTTGCTTCCGTCTTGAGGCAGGCTTTTTAGCAGAACAAATGCAAAAAAACATTGGCTTCTTAACAGAGTGCTATGATGAAAAAAACGTCAAACAAAACACGGTTAAGTTTCATGTAAAGTGGGATTTAAAAGAACAGATGTAA
- a CDS encoding electron transfer flavoprotein subunit beta/FixA family protein, whose translation MNIFVLVKRTFDTEEKIVVSGGKIQEDGAEFIINPYDEYAIEEAIQKRDALGGKVTVITIGGEDAEKQLRTALAMGADEAVLINTEDDLDELDQYSASFILAEYLKDKDADLILAGNVAIDGGSGQVGPRLADLLGINYVTTITSLEITGTNVKIVRDIEGDSEILETSLPLLVTAQQGLNEPRYPSLPGIMKAKKKPLAELELDDLDIDEDDVEVKVETIEIYLPPQKAAGRVLAGELPAQVKELVNLLHTEAKVI comes from the coding sequence ATGAATATTTTTGTATTAGTAAAACGTACGTTTGACACAGAAGAAAAAATCGTTGTATCTGGCGGCAAAATTCAAGAAGACGGTGCTGAGTTCATCATCAATCCATACGATGAGTACGCAATTGAAGAAGCAATCCAAAAACGTGATGCACTAGGCGGTAAAGTCACAGTCATAACAATTGGTGGCGAGGACGCTGAAAAGCAACTTCGTACAGCGCTTGCAATGGGTGCAGATGAAGCAGTATTAATTAATACAGAAGATGATTTAGACGAGCTGGATCAATATTCAGCATCCTTTATTTTAGCTGAATACTTAAAAGATAAAGACGCGGACTTAATTTTAGCAGGTAACGTTGCAATCGACGGTGGTTCTGGTCAAGTTGGACCACGCTTAGCAGATCTTTTAGGCATTAACTACGTAACGACAATTACTAGCCTTGAAATCACTGGCACAAACGTAAAAATCGTACGTGATATCGAAGGGGATTCAGAAATTCTTGAAACTTCTTTACCACTCTTAGTAACGGCACAACAAGGCTTAAACGAGCCACGTTATCCTTCATTACCGGGCATTATGAAGGCCAAGAAGAAACCGCTTGCAGAGCTTGAGCTTGACGATTTAGATATCGACGAAGATGACGTTGAAGTGAAAGTAGAAACGATTGAAATCTACTTACCTCCTCAAAAAGCAGCAGGTCGCGTATTAGCAGGTGAATTACCAGCTCAAGTAAAAGAACTAGTAAACTTACTTCATACAGAAGCAAAAGTAATCTAA
- a CDS encoding helix-turn-helix domain-containing protein codes for MSSPQHRSLLTKREREIFQLLIEDYSTKEISGKLGISEKTVRNHISNTIQKLGVSSRTQALIELLRLQELSLN; via the coding sequence ATGAGTAGCCCGCAGCATCGTTCGCTGTTAACGAAAAGAGAACGCGAAATCTTTCAGTTATTAATTGAAGATTATTCAACGAAAGAGATTTCGGGAAAACTAGGGATAAGCGAAAAAACGGTGCGAAATCACATTTCCAATACGATTCAAAAACTGGGTGTATCAAGTCGAACGCAGGCACTAATTGAATTACTACGTTTACAAGAATTATCATTAAACTGA
- the sdhB gene encoding succinate dehydrogenase iron-sulfur subunit has protein sequence MEATANTGKIIDIEILRQDTENGGTRWEKFRVPYRPGMNVISALMHIQKYPVTADGKATTPVTWDMNCLEEVCGACSMVINGRPQQSCSALVDKLTTPIRLEPMKTFPVVRDLQVDRSRMFNALKKVKAWVPIDGTYDLGEGPRMPERKRQWAYELSKCMTCGVCMEACPNVSEGASFMGPAPLSQVRLFNTHPTGAMNKDERLAAIMGDGGLANCGNSQNCVAACPKGIPLTTSIASLNRATTVQMFKNFFGSDHMVD, from the coding sequence ATGGAAGCAACAGCGAACACTGGCAAAATAATTGATATAGAGATCCTTCGTCAAGACACGGAGAACGGTGGAACACGTTGGGAGAAATTCCGAGTTCCTTACCGTCCAGGTATGAACGTAATTTCAGCATTAATGCATATTCAAAAATACCCAGTAACAGCAGATGGTAAAGCTACTACGCCTGTAACGTGGGATATGAACTGTTTAGAAGAAGTTTGTGGCGCATGTTCAATGGTTATCAACGGACGTCCGCAACAATCTTGTTCAGCACTTGTTGATAAGTTAACAACACCAATTCGCCTAGAGCCAATGAAAACTTTCCCAGTTGTACGTGACTTACAGGTAGACCGTAGCCGTATGTTCAATGCACTGAAAAAAGTAAAAGCATGGGTTCCAATCGATGGTACTTATGATTTAGGTGAAGGTCCACGTATGCCTGAGCGCAAACGTCAATGGGCTTATGAATTATCTAAATGTATGACTTGTGGTGTATGTATGGAGGCATGTCCAAACGTGTCTGAAGGTGCTTCATTCATGGGGCCAGCTCCATTATCACAAGTACGTCTATTCAACACACACCCAACAGGTGCGATGAATAAAGACGAACGTTTAGCTGCTATCATGGGCGACGGTGGTCTTGCAAACTGTGGTAACTCTCAAAACTGTGTAGCTGCTTGTCCAAAAGGTATTCCTTTAACAACTTCTATTGCTTCACTTAACCGTGCAACAACAGTTCAAATGTTCAAGAACTTCTTCGGTTCTGACCACATGGTTGACTAA
- the sdhA gene encoding succinate dehydrogenase flavoprotein subunit, producing the protein MAKSKIIVVGGGLAGLMATIKAAEVGTAVELFSLVPVKRSHSVCAQGGINGAVNTKGEGDSPWIHFDDTVYGGDFLANQPPVKAMADAAPGIIHLLDRMGVMFNRTPEGLLDFRRFGGTLMHRTAFAGATTGQQLLYALDEQVRSHEVAGLVTKYEHWEFLGAVTDDEGVCRGIVAQDLKTEEIKSFRGDAVIMATGGPGIIFGKTTNSVINTGSAASIVYQQGASYANGEFIQIHPTAIPGDDKNRLMSESARGEGGRVWTYKDGKPWYFLEEKYPAYGNLVPRDIATREIFDVCVNQKLGINGENMVYLDLSHKDPHELDIKLGGIIEIYEKFVGDDPRKLPMKIFPAVHYSMGGLWVDYDQMTEIPGLFAAGECDYSQHGANRLGANSLLSAIYGGMVAGPNAVEYVKQLKKHAEDLPEDIFTAREAEEKAKWEEILSMDGTENAYLIHKELGEWMTDNVTVVRHNDRLEETYKKLNELLERWEKININDTQKWSNQGAHFTRQLKNMLYLAKVITKGALLRNESRGAHYKPEFPDRNDEDFLKTTMAKFDPATGEPIITYDEVDVSLIPPRKRDYSAKGDN; encoded by the coding sequence ATGGCGAAAAGCAAAATCATCGTCGTAGGCGGCGGATTAGCCGGCTTAATGGCAACGATTAAAGCAGCTGAAGTAGGCACTGCAGTTGAATTATTCTCATTAGTTCCAGTAAAACGCTCACACTCTGTATGTGCGCAAGGCGGAATTAATGGCGCAGTTAACACTAAAGGTGAAGGGGATTCTCCATGGATCCACTTTGACGATACAGTTTACGGTGGGGATTTCTTAGCAAACCAACCACCAGTAAAAGCAATGGCTGATGCCGCACCTGGTATCATTCACTTATTAGACCGCATGGGCGTAATGTTTAACCGTACACCAGAAGGTCTTCTTGACTTCCGTCGTTTTGGCGGTACGTTAATGCACCGTACAGCATTTGCTGGTGCAACAACTGGTCAACAATTACTATATGCACTTGATGAGCAAGTTCGTTCACATGAAGTAGCAGGTTTAGTAACGAAATATGAGCACTGGGAATTCCTTGGTGCTGTTACAGATGACGAAGGCGTATGCCGCGGTATCGTAGCGCAAGATTTAAAAACTGAAGAAATCAAATCGTTCCGTGGTGACGCGGTTATTATGGCAACGGGTGGTCCTGGTATTATCTTCGGTAAAACAACAAACTCAGTAATCAACACGGGTTCAGCAGCATCAATTGTTTACCAACAAGGTGCTTCTTATGCCAATGGTGAGTTCATCCAAATTCACCCGACAGCGATCCCTGGCGACGACAAAAACCGTCTAATGTCAGAATCTGCTCGTGGTGAAGGTGGCCGTGTTTGGACATATAAAGACGGTAAACCATGGTACTTCCTAGAAGAAAAGTACCCAGCTTACGGTAACTTAGTACCACGTGATATCGCAACACGCGAAATCTTCGACGTATGTGTTAACCAAAAACTTGGTATCAACGGAGAAAACATGGTATACCTAGATCTTTCTCATAAAGATCCACATGAATTAGATATCAAACTTGGTGGTATCATCGAAATTTATGAAAAATTCGTTGGAGATGATCCACGAAAACTTCCAATGAAAATCTTCCCAGCGGTTCACTATTCAATGGGCGGACTATGGGTAGATTACGATCAAATGACTGAAATTCCTGGTTTATTTGCAGCGGGTGAATGTGATTACTCTCAACATGGTGCAAACCGTCTGGGTGCAAACTCACTATTATCAGCAATTTACGGCGGTATGGTTGCAGGACCAAACGCAGTAGAATATGTAAAGCAACTGAAAAAACATGCAGAAGATCTTCCAGAAGACATCTTTACAGCTCGTGAAGCAGAAGAAAAAGCGAAATGGGAAGAAATTCTTTCAATGGATGGAACAGAAAACGCTTACTTAATTCATAAAGAGCTTGGCGAATGGATGACAGACAATGTAACCGTAGTTCGTCACAACGATCGTTTAGAAGAAACATATAAAAAACTAAATGAATTACTTGAGCGTTGGGAAAAAATCAACATTAACGATACGCAAAAATGGAGTAACCAAGGTGCTCACTTTACGCGTCAGTTGAAAAACATGCTATATCTTGCAAAAGTAATTACTAAAGGCGCTCTTTTACGTAACGAGTCTCGCGGAGCTCACTATAAACCTGAATTCCCAGATCGTAACGATGAAGACTTCTTAAAAACAACGATGGCGAAATTTGATCCAGCTACTGGCGAACCAATCATTACGTATGATGAGGTAGACGTATCATTAATCCCACCACGTAAACGTGACTATTCTGCGAAAGGGGATAACTAA